One genomic segment of Naumovozyma castellii chromosome 7, complete genome includes these proteins:
- the PET8 gene encoding Pet8p (ancestral locus Anc_1.404) produces MVLTAFVMSLLSGAAAGTSTDLVFFPIDTLKTRLQAKGGFFQNGGYHGIYRGLGSAVVASAPSASLFFVTYDSMKVRVRPHVERVINSSGTRSPHSVDTIVHMIASSMGELAACLVRVPAEVIKQRTQVHSTNSSWQTFRTILKNENQEGIIRNLYRGWSTTIMREIPFTCIQFPLYEFMKKEWALYDNEVGHLKPWKGAICGSIAGGIAAATTTPLDFLKTRLMLNKDSIPIKSLIRNIYKEEGFKIFLVEYIQGQCGLVPAVPSSWVCMRQCILCFNRLRKRKLYCIDSMIKFL; encoded by the coding sequence ATGGTCCTCACTGCATTTGTCATGTCACTACTTTCCGGTGCTGCAGCCGGTACCTCGACAGATCTGGTTTTCTTCCCAATTGACACTTTGAAGACAAGACTACAGGCAAAGGGTGGATTCTTCCAAAATGGTGGATACCATGGGATATATCGAGGGTTGGGAAGTGCTGTAGTGGCATCTGCCCCCAGTGCATCGTTATTTTTTGTTACATACGATTCTATGAAAGTTCGTGTACGTCCTCATGTCGAAAGAGTAATCAATAGCTCAGGAACTAGAAGTCCACATTCTGTTGATACGATTGTACATATGATAGCATCATCAATGGGAGAATTGGCAGCCTGCTTGGTTCGAGTTCCCGCAGAAGTTATTAAGCAACGAACTCAAGTTCACTCTACAAATTCGTCATGGCAAACGTTTAGAAcgattttgaagaatgaGAATCAAGAGGGGATTATAAGAAATCTGTATAGAGGTTGGTCCACGACGATTATGAGGGAAATTCCTTTCACCTGTATTCAATTTCCTCTTTACGAATTTATGAAAAAGGAATGGGCATTGTATGATAATGAAGTGGGGCATTTGAAACCTTGGAAGGGTGCCATTTGTGGCTCTATTGCAGGTGGAATTGCTGCTGCTACTACTACACCATTAGATTTCCTCAAAACAAGATTGATGTTAAATAAGGATTCCATCCCCATCAAGTCATTAataagaaatatttacaaagaGGAAGGCTTTAAGATTTTTTTAGTGGAATATATCCAAGGACAATGTGGATTAGTGCCGGCGGTGCCATCTTCCTGGGTGTGTATGAGACAATGCATTTTATGCTTCAATCGCTTGAGGAAACGAAAACTATACTGTATTGATAGTATGATAAAATTCCTATAG
- the HRB1 gene encoding mRNA-binding protein (ancestral locus Anc_1.408) has translation MSDDRGDRRAGGYGNERRRGYSSRDNYRQQDRRNDSRGNGSASSSGSRYGSRDDYRSGRRENYRSRGVDDRRRGPSRYAKGDYGPVLARELDSTYEEKVNRNYANSIFVGNLTYDCTPEDLRDYFSGIGEVVRADIITSKGHHRGMGTVEFTNSRDVEEAIRQYDSSYFMDRQIFVRQDNPPPDNGRNERTPSRRTTAPSSRQQDISSGAYSMQSNMKQGYEIFVANLPYSINWQALKDMFKECGDVMRADVELDRAGRSRGFGTVIFRTRDDMERAIDRYNRFEVDGRTLDVREGHSNNRNDDMNIQHQTQNAMTNDATSDATSNERSLPTQPSEPASNRTSTFTEGVVEGGERNTLIYCSNLPPSTARSDLYDLFESIGKVRNAELKYDRNGETTGVAIVEFISQDDADVCIERLNKYNYGGCDLEISYAKRV, from the coding sequence ATGAGCGATGACCGTGGTGATCGTCGTGCTGGTGGGTATGGtaatgaaagaagaagagggTACAGTTCGAGAGATAACTACAGACAACAAGATAGAAGAAATGATTCCCGTGGTAATGGTAGTGCTAGTAGTAGTGGTAGTAGGTATGGTAGTAGAGATGACTACCGTAGTGGCCGTAGGGAAAATTATCGTAGTAGGGGAGTGGATGATAGGAGACGAGGGCCATCTAGATATGCAAAAGGCGATTATGGTCCGGTATTGGCCAGAGAACTAGACAGCACTTACGAGGAGAAAGTGAATAGAAATTACGCTAATAGTATTTTTGTTGGAAATTTGACGTATGATTGTACTCCAGAAGACTTGAGAGATTATTTTTCAGGGATTGGTGAGGTGGTACGTGCTGATATCATTACATCAAAGGGTCACCATAGAGGGATGGGTACCGTGGAATTTACCAATTCAAGGGATGTGGAAGAAGCCATTCGTCAGTATGATAGTTCATACTTCATGGACCgtcaaatatttgttagACAAGATAACCCACCACCAGATAACGGACGTAACGAAAGAACACCTTCTAGAAGAACTACGGCACCTTCCTCGCGACAACAAGATATTTCCTCAGGAGCGTACTCTATGCAATCCAATATGAAACAAGGATACGAAATATTTGTGGCAAATTTACCATACTCTATCAATTGGCAAGCTCTAAAGGATATGTTTAAGGAATGTGGTGATGTCATGCGTGCAGATGTCGAATTAGATCGTGCAGGTCGTTCCAGAGGGTTTGGGACAGTTATTTTCCGTACCAGAGATGATATGGAAAGGGCCATCGATAGATATAACAGATTTGAGGTGGATGGAAGAACCCTGGACGTAAGAGAAGGCCATAGTAATAACCGTAATGATGACATGAACATACAACACCAAACTCAAAATGCAATGACTAACGACGCTACTTCGGATGCCACAAGTAATGAAAGAAGTCTACCTACACAACCATCAGAACCAGCATCCAATAGAACATCCACATTTACTGAAGGTGTTGTGGAAGGCGGTGAACGCAACACACTAATTTATTGCAGTAACCTACCTCCTTCTACTGCAAGAAGTGACTTATACGATCTTTTTGAAAGCATTGGTAAGGTAAGGAATGCCGAATTGAAGTATGATCGTAATGGGGAAACTACTGGCGTTGCCATTGTGGAATTCATTAGCCAGGATGACGCAGATGTGTGCATTGAGagattaaataaatataattatgGTGGTTGTGATTTGGAGATATCGTATGCGAAACGTGTATGA